TGCAGCGCCTCGAGATGGTCCGGCGCATCTCCGAGGAGATCGAGGGCTACGTCGTGGAGCTCGGTACCGACGGGCGCCTGCTCGCGCTCCAGCTCGACGAGCTGACCGGCGGCATCGGCTCCGACCGCGAGCTCGTCACGCGCGACTACATCGACCTGCGCAAGGACCGCGACGAGGCCGGCGTCCAGGCCGCGCTCGCCGACCTCGACTCGACCGAGCTCCTCGACCTCGCGCACATCGCGCGGGTCCTCGGGCTGCCCGGCGGCGGGGACACCCTCGACGCCGCGGTCGGCCCGCGCGGCTACCGCCTGCTGTCGAAGGTCCCGCGCCTCCCCGTGGCGATCGTCGACCGGCTCGTCGGGCACTTCGGCGGCCTGCAGAAGCTCCTCGCGGCCGGCATCGACGACCTCATGACGGTCGACGGGGTCGGCGAGCAGCGGGCGCGTGCCGTGCGCGAGGGGCTCTCGCGTCTCGCCGAGTCGAGCATCCTCGAGCGCTACGTCTGATCTGGGCCTCCCGGACCGCGCGGTCGGACCTGCTCGCGTCGCTCGGCTGACGCGTCCTGACCTGTACTGCACGCATCGCTCGGCTCACGCGTCCCGACCTGCGCTGCACGCGTCGCTCGGCTCACGGTCCTGGCCTGCACGCATCGCTCGCCTCGCGCGTCCGGACCCGCGTCTCGAGCGCCCACCACCCGTCGGCGCCCGCCGGCCGTCACTCCAGCACGAACACCACGGGGGCCGGGGCGATCGGACCGAGCGTGAGCGCCGCGGAGTAGGTGCCGGGCTGCGCCGCCGGCTGGTCGGCCGGGCAACCCTCCGCGGAGCGCACGCGCTGCCACTGGAGCTGGGTCGTGTCGGCCGTCCCCGGCGCGAGCAGGATCTCGCGGGCCTGCGTCTCGGGGCCCGCGCAGTCCCGGCTGGACCAGATGCGGTCCGCCCCGGACATGATGACGATCTCGCGCTGCGCCTCGCCGACGTCGATCAGGCAGGGCGCCGGCCCGTCGTTGGAGAGCGCGACCGTGAGGGTCGGGATCGCGCCGGCGGCGTAGCTCGTGCCGTCCGCGGTGAGCGTGAGGCCGAGCGTCTGCGGGTCGCACGCCCGGGGTGTCGCGTCGTCCTCCTCCGCGGGCTCGGTGGTACCGGTCGCGGGGGCGGCGTCCTGGCCCGGGTCGGCGCCGGCCCCGTCGTCGGGCGAGGCGCCACCCCGTCCCACCAGGACCCAGACGACCACGGCGACGAGAACGAGCGGGATCCCGACGACCACGAGCCGCCGGAACCAGTACACGCGTGCGGGCAGCGGCCCCGCCGGCTTGAGCACACCCATGGGCCAACCCCTCCGTGTGGCGCGCACCCGGCGAGCGGAGTGGGGGTCCGTCGGGGCGCGGTGCCCCCACGCTACCGACGGAACCGGCGTGCGCCGCCGAGCGGTCCCGGCACGTCGCGAACCGGACAAACCCGGAGCCCGGGCCCGCCCCGGCGTGTCCGCCGGGCAGGAGAGGATGTCCGCGTGACCCACGACCCCGGCCTGCCCCTGGTCCCCCGGGTGCTCGACTGGTTCGCGGAGAACGCACGGGACCTGCCGTGGCGTGCGCCGGACCGGACCGCGTGGGGGGTCCTCGTCAGCGAGGTCATGCTCCAGCAGACCCCGGTGGTGCGCGTCGAGCCGGCGTGGCGCGCGTGGATGTCCGCGTGGCCGGAGCCGGCGGACCTCGCCGCGGCGAGCACCGCGGACGTGCTGCGCGCGTGGGACCGGCTGGGCTACCCCCGGCGGGCGCTGCGGCTCCAGGAGTGCGCGCGCGCGGTCGTCACGCGCCACGGCGGCACGGTGCCGACCGGCGAGGCCGAGCTGCTCGCGCTCCCCGGCGTCGGCAGCTACACGGCCGCGGCGGTGCGGGCCTTCGCGTACGGGCGCCGGTCGGTCGTGCTCGACACGAACGTGCGCCGGGTGCTCGCGCGCACCGCGGCCGGCGCGGCGCTCCCCGGTCCCTCGCAGACGGTCGCGGAGGTGCGCCTCGCGGAGTCGCTCGTGCCCGCC
The Cellulomonas sp. NS3 DNA segment above includes these coding regions:
- a CDS encoding A/G-specific adenine glycosylase, yielding MTHDPGLPLVPRVLDWFAENARDLPWRAPDRTAWGVLVSEVMLQQTPVVRVEPAWRAWMSAWPEPADLAAASTADVLRAWDRLGYPRRALRLQECARAVVTRHGGTVPTGEAELLALPGVGSYTAAAVRAFAYGRRSVVLDTNVRRVLARTAAGAALPGPSQTVAEVRLAESLVPADDATAARWAAASMELGALVCTARSPRCDACPVADLCVWRAVGYPADVHASRRRTQGFAGTDRQVRGRVMALLRSALEPVPLDEVEAVWPDRAQLTRCVEGLVGDGLVAAVPHPGGPDAGPPTYRLPH